From the genome of Fundidesulfovibrio putealis DSM 16056:
ACAGGCCCAGCAGGTAAGCCCCGACCTGGGCGTGCCCCACGCCAAGCTGGCTGCTCTCCGTTTCGAAAATGGGGAGGTTGTCGCGCCGGGAGCTCGCCACCAGGGTCCGGTACTGGTCAGGGAGCTTGTCGGCCAGGACGAATTTCCCCAGGTCGTGCAGCATCCCGGCGATGAAGCAGTCGTCCTGGGCTTCGGGGCTCAGGCCTTCCAGCAGGGCGATGCGCCGAGCCAGCTTGCCCGTGTTCAGGCTGTGCTCCCAGAGTTTGGGGAAGGAAAAGTCGGGGATCCTCCTGGTGTCGAACACCGAAAACAGCTGCACGCCCAGGACCAGCCCCCTGATGGTCTTGAATCCCAGCAGGGTGACGGCCTGATCCAGCCCGCGAACGCGGATGCGCGGGCCGAAAAACGAGGAGTTCACCAGCTTGAGGATGTCTGCGGTCAAGGCCACGTCCTTGGCGATCACGGCGGTGACCGCCTCCATGGGGGCGTTCTCGTCCTCCAGCATCCGGGTGAGCCGGGCGTAGACGTCGGGCAGGGCGGGCAGGGCGTCAATCTGTCCGATGATGCGGCGCATGTGCTCGGAGAGGATCATGTCGCGCAGGCGGCAGCCCCGCTCGATCACCTGGGCCAGCTGCTGGGCGGACACGGGTTTGGTGAAAAACTGGTGCGATTCCGGAATGGTGCGCATGATGTGGTGCAGGTCCGAGTCGCCCGAGAGCACCAGGCGAATCATCCAGGGATAGTGCTTGCGCACGGTGCGCAGGAGCCGCCGCCCGTCCATGCCCGGCATGCGCATGTCGGCCACGATGACGTCGTGGTGCTGTTCGGCCAGCAGTTCCAAGGCGGCGTCGCCGGACGTCACGAAATTCATGTCCCAGGACTCCCGCCTGTTCCAGAGCATGCGCTTGAGGGCAGTCAGCAGTTGGGGATCGTCGTCCACGAACAGGATGCGCTTTTTCATGGCTCGATCTCCTCTCCGGCCGGGAACCGCAGGGTGAAGGTGGTCCCCACGCCCGGAACGGTTTCGAATTCGACCGTGCCGTTGTGCCGGGCAAGCACCGAATGGACGATGGCCAGGCCCTGCCCCGTGCCCTTTCCGACCTCCTTGGTGGTGAAGAAGGGGTCGAAGATGCGGGTGCGGATGTCCTCCGGGATGCCGCCGCCGGTGTCCGAGACCGACACGGCCACGGTGCGGCCCTCGGTGGATGTGCGAACGGACAACACGCCGCGCTGGTTTTGGCCGCGGTACTTTTCGCTCATGGCGTGTGCGGCGTTGACCACCACGTTCAGCACCGCCTGGTTGAAATCGCCGGGAACGCAGAAGATCATGGGCCTGGACGGGTCCAGTTCCAGGGAGAGGTCGGCGTTGTATTTCCATTCGTTGCGGGTGATGGTCAGGATGGATTCCACGGCCTTGTTCACATCCACCAGATGCTTGGCCGTAAGGTCCGGGTGGGAGAAGCGCTTCATGGCCCCCACGATGTTGGCCACGCGGTCCACGCCGTCCAGGGAGTCGTCGATGGAGCCGGGCACTTCCGCCAGCAGGTCCTTCAACTCGTCCAATTCTTCGGGAGTTGGTAGAAGTTCCCGGCAGGCGTCAGGGACGGTGGCGTCCCTGGAGAGCAGGTTCGCGGCGTGGTTGTAGCGCACGAGCACGTCGTGGATGCGCGCGAAGGCGTCCTTCAGGAAGCTCAGGTTGCCGCTGACGTACTGGATGGGGGTGTTGATCTCGTGGGCGATGCCCGAGGCCAGCTGGCCGATGGATTCGAGCTTCTGGGCCTGGAGCAGCTGGCTTTCCAGGATCTTGTGCTGGGTGACGTCCTCCATGATGACCAGCACGGGCGGCGGGCTCACCGCGTGCAGCGGCATGGAGCGGCAGAGTATCTTGAGGAAGCCCACCTTGCCGTCCGGGCGGGCGTAACGGAAATCGTTCAGGCGGCTGACGTTCCCCTCTTCGCGGCTCGCGTCGATCGCCTGGTCCAGCGCCTGGGCGTCCCAGCCAAGAGGCAGGCAGGACAGGTGCACGCCCTGGGCTTCCCTGCTGCTTATATTGAAGGCCGCTTCCGCCTGGGAGTTCCAGTTGGTCACCTTGCCTTCGGAGTCCAGGCTGATCAGGATGAGGGCCGCAGCCGCCAGCAGTCCCTGGGATTCTCGGAAAGAGTCCTTCAGGCGCCGCAGGGCGACGCGCGAGGCGGTGATGTCCGACAGGCACAGATGGACGTGCCTGCGGTCTTCAATCATGAGGGCGCTTGCCCGGACCTCGACCAGCCGGATTCCCCCGGTGGTGTTGAGAAACGAGTTGAACCGCTCCCTGGGCGCGACGAAACGCCGCGTGAGCAGCGCGCACCGGTGTTCGTGCGCCGGGCAGACGCACTGCGTGAAGAAGTCGCCCTGGCTGAGGGCGAGCATCTCCCGCGCCCGGTCGTTGATCCGGACGACGCAAAGGTCCGTCGCGTTGATGACCAGCATGGGCAGCGGCGCGGCGTGAAAGAGGCGTTCGAAGAAGTCATCCATAGGAAGGACTCACAGGGTGCATGTTGTGTCGCATTGGCGTTGGACGCTGGCCACCAGTTGCGAAACGTCGAGGATCAGGGCCATGGAGCCGTCCCCGTTGATGGTGGCTCCTGAAAAACCTTCCACACGCCCGATGAACCGCCCCAACCCCTTGATGACGGTCTGCTGCTGGCCGATCACTTCGTCCACCGCCAGGCCGGTGCGCCCGCCGTCGTGGCAGGTGATGACCACCTGCTCCAGCTTGGGAGGCTCGCCGGCCAGATGGAAGGTTTCGCGCAGCCGGATGTAAGGGATTATCTCGCCCCGCACGTTCAGGGTGCGGTTTCTGCATCCTCCATGGCCGGGAAGGCCGTTGTTCGCGCAGAGTTCCACGCATTCCTCCACCATGGACAGGGGAATGATGTAGAACTCTCCGGCGGCGCGGACCAGCAGGCCGTCGATGATGGCCAGGGTGAGCGGCAGGGAGATGGTGATGGCCGTTCCACGCCCAGGCTGGCTGTCTATCTCGATTGCGCCGCGCAGATTCTGGATGGCCCGCTTGACCACGTCCATGCCTACGCCCCGGCCTGATACGCTGGTGACGGTCTCTGCCGTGGAAAAGCCGGGCGAGAAGATGAGTTGATAGGTGTCCTGGTCAGTCAGGCTGCACTCCGGCGCGATGAGCCCGCGTTGCGCAGCCTTGGTCCGGATGCGCTCCGGGTCCAGGCCGCGCCCGTCGTCCTCGATGCGGATGAGCACCGAACCTCCGGCCTGTCTGGCGCTCAGGCGGATTGCGCCGCGAGGGGGCTTGCCTGCCGCCATGCGCTCCTGGGGGAGCTCGATGCCGTGGTCGATGGAGTTTCGCAGCAGGTGCACCAGGGGGTCGCCCAACTGCTCGATGACCGTCTTGTCCAGCTCGGTTTCGCCGCCCTCGGCCATCAGCTCGATCTGTTTGCCGAGCTCGGAGGAGAGGTCGCGCACCAGCCTCCTGAACCGGCTGAACGTGGTGCCGATGGGCAGCATGCGGATGCTCAGGGTGTTGTCGCGCAATTCCCCGACAAGGCGCTCGACCTCTTCGGAAACTTCTGCGAGGCCGCCGTGGGCAAGCTCCGAGGCGATCTGCGTCAGACGGGCCTGGGCGATCACCAGCTCGCCCACAAGGTTCACCAGATTGTCCAGCTTGGCGGCCTCCACCCGCAGGCTTTGGCCCGGTTCCGTGGCTTTGGGCCTGTCCTGGCGCGTAGCGGCCCCTGTGGGATCAGTCGAGGCGGGGGCGGCCTGTCCGGACTGGGGAGCTCTCGGCGAGGGCAGGGGGGCGGATTCGACCCGGCCCGGTTCAGGCGCCGCCAAGTCCTCCTGCGGCGGTTCCGGGGACGGGGGTTCAGACTGTGATTCGGCGGGAGCTGCTTCAGGGGTCTCCCGGGCGGCCTGGTCGTTGGTTTCGTCCTCAGCGCGTTCGTGCGCGGCCGGGGCGTCAGCTGAAGCCTGCACGCCAGTGCCGGCAGCGGCCCGGTCCGAGGACGGGCCAAGCTCCTCCACCACTGCGTCGGCGGGGTTGTCCAGAAAAAGGAACACGTCGCGCACCTCGTCCGGGCCGTGGCGGGTCTCCAGCAGTATTTCCCATCGCAGATGGCAGTCGGACGGGTCCAGGTCTTCCAGGGCGGGCACGCCGCCAAGGTCCAGGGCGATCCGGGCCTGCCCCAGCTGGCGAAGCCCGGCCAACAGCTCGGCAGGGTCCATTTTTGCCAGATGGCCGGGGTCGGTGGGGGCGAAAAGAATCCGCAGGCTCTTCATGGGGCCGCTGGGCTGCTCATTTTCCGGGGTGTCTGGCGGAGTGTCTGGCCCTGCCCCGGCCCGGACAGGGGAGTCCGTTGCCGGTTCGTCCCGGTCGGCCAGGGCGCGCATGGCCGCCAGCAGTGCTTCGTCCGGCCCGGGCTCCTGGGCCGTGTCCGCCAGCGGCTCCAGCCAGTCCTTCACGGCGAAGGTCACGTCCACGAGCGGTCCGGCCACGTGCGCGTGGCCTGTACGCGCCTTATCCCACAAGGACTCCACCTCGTGGAGCAGGGCCATGGCGTCGTGGAAGCCCGCCATGTCGCACGCGCCCTTGATGGTGTGCAGCGCGCGGAAAATCCGGTTCAGCGCCTCGGGGTCCGGGGCTGCGCCCGTATCGGCGTCCAGGTCCAGGAGCGCCGCGTCCAGCTCGGCCAGCAGTTCGCGCAGCTCTTCCTGGAAGAGGTCGGCGTTGTGAAAGGGGGCGGTCATGGGCGGGGTGTTCCGGGCTGCGCGGGGAAGGCGTCGAAGCCGAATCTCCCGGCTGTCTCGCTGCCGAAGCCGAGGGTTTCAAGGCTTTGGGCCGCATCCGGCGCAAGTCCCGTGATCCGCAGGCTTCTGCCTTGGGCCGCGAAGGAGCGGTGCGCCGCGCACACGAACTGGGCGAAGGCCGCGCCGACGCCCCAGGCGCGGCTTACGTCAAGGGTCGCGTTCCGGTCGGCCTCCAGTACGGCCAGCAGGGTGGGCTTGAATTCGGCCAGGGCGTGGTGGTCAAGCTCGCCCTCCATTTCTAGGCGCAGGGCGTTTCCGATGAAACCGGTGGGGGTGTCTTCGTCGGACTTCATGGATTCCCTTCAGGATGGTCAAGGTGAGTTTCGCCAGGGCCCACGCCGACGCCGGTTGCACACGTCAATCTGATATCCCGTCTGGTCCCGTTTACACCGTGCTCCGCAAAAGGACAACAATGGGGGCAATAAACGGCTAGAGCGCCGGAGTTGAATGTGGAGGGAGGTGCAGGCGGACCCGCTCCAGGATTTCCTGACGGGAAAAGGGCTTCATGATGAAATCCGCCGCGCCCAGCGCCATGGCGCGGGCTTTTTCAGCGTTTCCCGACAGCCCGGAAATGATAATGACAGGCGTGTCTTGCGTGGCGGAGGCCTGCTTCAGGCTGCGGCACACGCTGTAGCCGTCCTCTCCGGGCATGAGGATGTCCAGCAGGATAAGATCCGGTTGACGCCTGATGGCAAGCTCGCGGGCTTCGGGACCGCTCCCTGCGGTCAGGACGCCGAATCCGGCTTCGTCCAGTATCCAGGAAAGGATAGTGAGGTTCACGCTTTCGTCATCGACCACAAGAATGAGGGGTACGTCTTTCATCTGCATGCGTCTCCGAACGATTCACACGGCGGAATCATTATCCTTTTGCCCAGGAATAACAAGGCAGGCCTCTCGTGAGCACAGGCTGTCCGAAAATACCCTCCCTTTGCTGTCGGCATGCCGACAGACACGATCCTTCCGCCCGGCTAGGAGGGGATGGTCATCGCCCTTTGGGGCGCAACCTACGAAATCGGGGGGACGCATGGCCAGGGAAGCCAAACGTGAGATCGCTCAGCTGTCGGAATGGGACGACGCCAGGATCATGCTGGAAAAGGCCGCCGCCGACGGCGTGGAGACCGCCTGGGACAGGCTGGAGAAACAGAAGAACCACTGCACCTTCTGCGAACAGGGCCTGACCTGCCAGAAGTGCGTCATGGGGCCGTGCCGTATCGTGGCCGAGGGCGCGAAGAAAAAGGACGGCGTTTGCGGCGCGGACGCGGACCTCACCGTGGCCCGCAACTTCGGGCGCTTCATCGCGGCTGGCGCGGCCTCGCACTCCGACCACGGGCGCGACCTGCTGGAAGTGCTGGCCGAGGTGGGCGCGGGCACCGCCCCGGACTATGAGGTGCGAGACGAAGCCAAGCTTCGGCGCATCTGCGGCGAGCTGGGCCTGGAGACGGACGGCCTGGATGCTCCCGCCGTGGCCGCGAAGCTGGCCGACCGCCTGTACAGCGACTACGGCTTCCGGCGCGAGGCCCTGTCCTTCTGCGTGCGCGCCCCCAAGGCCCGGCTGGACCTTTGGCACGCCCTGGGCGTCACCCCGCGCGGCATCGACCGCGAACCCGTGGAGATGCTCCACCGCACCCACATGGGCGTGGACTGCGACCCGGCCTCCATCTGCCTGCACGCGGCACGCACCGCCCTGGCTGATGGCTGGGGCGGCTCCATGATCGGCACCGAACTCTCGGACATCCTGTTCGGCACTCCCAAACCTGTGCGTTCCACGGCCAACCTGGGGGTGCTCAAGGCCGATCAGGTGAACATCCTGGTGCACGGCCACAGCCCGGTTGTGTCCGAGATGATCCTGGCGGCGGCGCGCTCGCCGGAGATGCTGGCAAAGGCCCGCGAGGCCGGAGCGACCGGAATCAACGTGGCTGGGCTGTGCTGCACGGGCAACGAGTTGCTCATGCGCCAGGGAGTGCCCATGGCCGGAAACCACCTCATGACCGAGCTGTCCCTGGTCACCGGGGCCGTGGAAATGGTGGTGGCGGACTACCAGTGCATCATGCCGAGCCTGACCACCGTGGCCGCCTGCTACCACACCCAGTTCGTGAGCACCTCGGACAAGGCCAAATTCCCCGGCGGCCTGCACGTGCCCTTCCATCCGTCCACGGCCAAAAAGCAGGCCATGGACGTGGTGGGGATGGCCGTTGAAGCCTTCACCCGGCGCGACCAGACCCGCGTGCACATCCCGGTGGAACCCGTGGAGATCATGACCGGCTTCTCCAACGAGGCCATACTCGAGGCCCTGGGCGGCACCCTGGACCCCCTGCTTGACGCCGTGAAATCCGGCGCGGTGCGCGGTCTGGCGGGCATCGTCGGCTGCAACAACCCCAAGCTCAAGCACGACCACGTGCACGTGAACCTGGCCAGGGAACTCATCAAGCGCGACGTGCTGGTGGTGGTCACCGGCTGCGCCACCGTGGCCATGGGCAAGGCGGGCCTTTTGATGCCGGACGCGGCGGACATGGCCGGGCCGGGCCTTTCCAAGGTCTGTCGGGCACTTAACATCCCGCCGGTGCTGCATGTGGGCAGCTGCGTGGACAACTCGCGCATCCTGCAGCTGGCGGCCCTGGTGGCCAACGCCCTGGGCGTGGACATCTCCCAGCTGCCCGTGGTGGCCAGCGCGCCGGAGTGGTACGCGGAAAAGGCCGCCGCCATCGGCCTGTACGCCGTGGCCAGCGGCATCCAGACCCACCTGGGCCTGCCCCCCAACATTCTGGGCAGCACGGTGGTCACGGAGCTTGCCACCAAGGGCATGACCGACCTGTTCGGGGCCTGCTTCGTTGTCGAATCAGACCCGTTCAAGGCCGCCGAACTCCTGGACGCGCACATCGCCTCCAGGCGCATCGGCCTGGGGCTTTACGAGCCCGAGCCGTCCCCGGCGGAAGATCTGTTCGAAGCGGTGCCCCCAGCCTCCGGGAGCGTGGAGACGGGGCTTACCGCGTGAGGTCGCACGCGGGCCTGAAGCTGGCGGTTGCAGGCAAGGGCGGGGTCGGAAAGACCTCGCTCACCGCCTGGCTGGGCGACCATCTGGCCAGCCGTGGGTATGACGTCTGGCTGGTGGACGCGGACACGTCCTTGTCCCTGGGGGCGGCCTGCGGGCTCGCTCCCGAGGACGTCCCCCAGGCGCTGGCCGCGCGGGAGGATCTTGTGCGCAGCCGCATCGGGTCCGGGCTCATGTCGCTGACTCCCCTGGTGGACGACCTGCCGGGGGAGCTCAGCGTGCGCCTGCCGCGCCCGCCGGGGTACGGCGAGCGCCGCCTGCTGGTGATGGGCGCGGTGGACGCGGCGCGAGGAGGGTGCGCCTGCGCGGCCAACGCCTTGCTCAAGGCCGTGCTCTCGCATATGGTTCTAGGCTGCCGGGAGGTCGTTCTGGTGGACCTGGAGGCTGGCGTGGAACACCTGGGGCGCGGCACCGTGGAGCACGTGGACGGGCTGGTGGTGGTTTCGGAGCCGAGCCTGCGCTCGCTGCGCACCGCTGCCGAGGTTGGCAGGCTGGCCGAAGGCCTGGGTCTTTCGCGCCGGGTCCTGGCCCTGAACCGCTGTGCCGTGCGTCCCGAGCTTCCGGACCTGCCGGGCCTGCCTTTGCTGGCCGCCGTGATCCCCCCGCTTGCGGGGTTGTGCGAGCGCCAGCTCGCGGACGGCTCGGTGCTGGGCCTGGATGAGGCTCCGGGGATCGCGTTCGCGTGCGGTGCCATCCTGGACGCGCTCTCACCCTGAGCCGGCACAGCCGCGCAACAACAACCCGGAAGGGCTCCATGAAGGTTTCATCCGTCGATCTGCTGGAAGAACTGGACAAGCCCCGCTACAAGCCGCTGCGCGACGTCCTCCGGCTGCGCCGGTACACGCGCAAGGCAGTGGTCTTCGAGCCGCTGTCCGAGGAGGACCTGGTCTTCATCGTGAAGAGCGGGCGGGTGCGCGTGTATCTGTCCTATGAGGACAAAGAGTTCTGCCTGGCGGTGCTGGGTCCGGGGGACGTGTACAGCACGCACACCCGGGCCTTCGTGCAGGCCGTGGAGGACGTGGAGCTCCTGGTGGCCCCCTCGGACGTGTTCCGCCGCCGCATGGAGGAGTTTCCGGGCCTGTACACCACCATGATCCGGGTGCTCGGGTCGCTTCTGGGCCGGGCGCTGACCATCATCGACAGCCTGGCCTTCAAGAAGGTGGGCAAACGCCTCCTGGAGATGCTGGCCGAGGAGGCCGGGCGGGGGCGTGAAATGCCTGAAGGCGGCGTGCTGCTGGAGTGGAACCTGACCACGGAGCAACTGGCTGCAGTGCTCGGGACCACGCGCCAGACCATGTCCTC
Proteins encoded in this window:
- a CDS encoding response regulator, which codes for MKKRILFVDDDPQLLTALKRMLWNRRESWDMNFVTSGDAALELLAEQHHDVIVADMRMPGMDGRRLLRTVRKHYPWMIRLVLSGDSDLHHIMRTIPESHQFFTKPVSAQQLAQVIERGCRLRDMILSEHMRRIIGQIDALPALPDVYARLTRMLEDENAPMEAVTAVIAKDVALTADILKLVNSSFFGPRIRVRGLDQAVTLLGFKTIRGLVLGVQLFSVFDTRRIPDFSFPKLWEHSLNTGKLARRIALLEGLSPEAQDDCFIAGMLHDLGKFVLADKLPDQYRTLVASSRRDNLPIFETESSQLGVGHAQVGAYLLGLWGISDAVLEAVAFHHIPSALGLTAMSTVTAVHAANVFEHEFVVINPSYAPHKMDLAHLEQTGLSGRLETWRQACLEALESGDGA
- a CDS encoding ATP-binding protein, whose protein sequence is MDDFFERLFHAAPLPMLVINATDLCVVRINDRAREMLALSQGDFFTQCVCPAHEHRCALLTRRFVAPRERFNSFLNTTGGIRLVEVRASALMIEDRRHVHLCLSDITASRVALRRLKDSFRESQGLLAAAALILISLDSEGKVTNWNSQAEAAFNISSREAQGVHLSCLPLGWDAQALDQAIDASREEGNVSRLNDFRYARPDGKVGFLKILCRSMPLHAVSPPPVLVIMEDVTQHKILESQLLQAQKLESIGQLASGIAHEINTPIQYVSGNLSFLKDAFARIHDVLVRYNHAANLLSRDATVPDACRELLPTPEELDELKDLLAEVPGSIDDSLDGVDRVANIVGAMKRFSHPDLTAKHLVDVNKAVESILTITRNEWKYNADLSLELDPSRPMIFCVPGDFNQAVLNVVVNAAHAMSEKYRGQNQRGVLSVRTSTEGRTVAVSVSDTGGGIPEDIRTRIFDPFFTTKEVGKGTGQGLAIVHSVLARHNGTVEFETVPGVGTTFTLRFPAGEEIEP
- a CDS encoding chemotaxis protein CheA — its product is MTAPFHNADLFQEELRELLAELDAALLDLDADTGAAPDPEALNRIFRALHTIKGACDMAGFHDAMALLHEVESLWDKARTGHAHVAGPLVDVTFAVKDWLEPLADTAQEPGPDEALLAAMRALADRDEPATDSPVRAGAGPDTPPDTPENEQPSGPMKSLRILFAPTDPGHLAKMDPAELLAGLRQLGQARIALDLGGVPALEDLDPSDCHLRWEILLETRHGPDEVRDVFLFLDNPADAVVEELGPSSDRAAAGTGVQASADAPAAHERAEDETNDQAARETPEAAPAESQSEPPSPEPPQEDLAAPEPGRVESAPLPSPRAPQSGQAAPASTDPTGAATRQDRPKATEPGQSLRVEAAKLDNLVNLVGELVIAQARLTQIASELAHGGLAEVSEEVERLVGELRDNTLSIRMLPIGTTFSRFRRLVRDLSSELGKQIELMAEGGETELDKTVIEQLGDPLVHLLRNSIDHGIELPQERMAAGKPPRGAIRLSARQAGGSVLIRIEDDGRGLDPERIRTKAAQRGLIAPECSLTDQDTYQLIFSPGFSTAETVTSVSGRGVGMDVVKRAIQNLRGAIEIDSQPGRGTAITISLPLTLAIIDGLLVRAAGEFYIIPLSMVEECVELCANNGLPGHGGCRNRTLNVRGEIIPYIRLRETFHLAGEPPKLEQVVITCHDGGRTGLAVDEVIGQQQTVIKGLGRFIGRVEGFSGATINGDGSMALILDVSQLVASVQRQCDTTCTL
- a CDS encoding STAS domain-containing protein — protein: MKSDEDTPTGFIGNALRLEMEGELDHHALAEFKPTLLAVLEADRNATLDVSRAWGVGAAFAQFVCAAHRSFAAQGRSLRITGLAPDAAQSLETLGFGSETAGRFGFDAFPAQPGTPRP
- a CDS encoding response regulator, which encodes MKDVPLILVVDDESVNLTILSWILDEAGFGVLTAGSGPEARELAIRRQPDLILLDILMPGEDGYSVCRSLKQASATQDTPVIIISGLSGNAEKARAMALGAADFIMKPFSRQEILERVRLHLPPHSTPAL
- the cooS gene encoding anaerobic carbon-monoxide dehydrogenase catalytic subunit; amino-acid sequence: MAREAKREIAQLSEWDDARIMLEKAAADGVETAWDRLEKQKNHCTFCEQGLTCQKCVMGPCRIVAEGAKKKDGVCGADADLTVARNFGRFIAAGAASHSDHGRDLLEVLAEVGAGTAPDYEVRDEAKLRRICGELGLETDGLDAPAVAAKLADRLYSDYGFRREALSFCVRAPKARLDLWHALGVTPRGIDREPVEMLHRTHMGVDCDPASICLHAARTALADGWGGSMIGTELSDILFGTPKPVRSTANLGVLKADQVNILVHGHSPVVSEMILAAARSPEMLAKAREAGATGINVAGLCCTGNELLMRQGVPMAGNHLMTELSLVTGAVEMVVADYQCIMPSLTTVAACYHTQFVSTSDKAKFPGGLHVPFHPSTAKKQAMDVVGMAVEAFTRRDQTRVHIPVEPVEIMTGFSNEAILEALGGTLDPLLDAVKSGAVRGLAGIVGCNNPKLKHDHVHVNLARELIKRDVLVVVTGCATVAMGKAGLLMPDAADMAGPGLSKVCRALNIPPVLHVGSCVDNSRILQLAALVANALGVDISQLPVVASAPEWYAEKAAAIGLYAVASGIQTHLGLPPNILGSTVVTELATKGMTDLFGACFVVESDPFKAAELLDAHIASRRIGLGLYEPEPSPAEDLFEAVPPASGSVETGLTA
- a CDS encoding ATP-binding protein, which translates into the protein MKLAVAGKGGVGKTSLTAWLGDHLASRGYDVWLVDADTSLSLGAACGLAPEDVPQALAAREDLVRSRIGSGLMSLTPLVDDLPGELSVRLPRPPGYGERRLLVMGAVDAARGGCACAANALLKAVLSHMVLGCREVVLVDLEAGVEHLGRGTVEHVDGLVVVSEPSLRSLRTAAEVGRLAEGLGLSRRVLALNRCAVRPELPDLPGLPLLAAVIPPLAGLCERQLADGSVLGLDEAPGIAFACGAILDALSP
- a CDS encoding Crp/Fnr family transcriptional regulator; its protein translation is MKVSSVDLLEELDKPRYKPLRDVLRLRRYTRKAVVFEPLSEEDLVFIVKSGRVRVYLSYEDKEFCLAVLGPGDVYSTHTRAFVQAVEDVELLVAPSDVFRRRMEEFPGLYTTMIRVLGSLLGRALTIIDSLAFKKVGKRLLEMLAEEAGRGREMPEGGVLLEWNLTTEQLAAVLGTTRQTMSSLMNSLSREGMLELRGKGSVYIPDPARLAHPPEAWSNIRHCPPGRASAGMRKGEKAGSEEK